A single window of Triplophysa rosa linkage group LG2, Trosa_1v2, whole genome shotgun sequence DNA harbors:
- the LOC130551393 gene encoding synaptic vesicle glycoprotein 2C-like isoform X4, giving the protein MEDTAPRDNSSLIKGARDIAKEAKRQAVKKVNKAVDRASDEYSHNRAYHHFQGEDDDYYSQQDGNYTGDHANDEEGSSDATEGHDDEDEMYEGEYQGVPSDTKPRDGQVALGQPLSDGLKDRRELENERQADEEELAQQYELIIQECGHGRFQWQLFFTLGLALMSDGVEVFVVGFVLPSAETDMCVPDSSSGWLEIKWYVPVVKYPKIEGSNAGAPDYLRPGSMDLCC; this is encoded by the exons ATGGAGGATACAGCTCCACGGGACAACTCTTCTCTCATAAAGGGTGCCAGAGACATTGCTAAGGAAGCCAAACGACAAGCAGTTAAGAAGGTCAACAAAGCTGTGGATCGTGCGTCAGATGAATATTCCCACAACCGTGCCTACCACCACTTCCAGGGTGAAGACGATGACTACTACAGCCAGCAGGATGGGAACTACACAGGCGATCATGCCAATGATGAAGAGGGGTCCAGCGATGCCACAGAGGGTCatgatgatgaggatgagatgtaTGAGGGGGAGTACCAGGGGGTTCCCTCAGACACAAAGCCCAGAGATGGACAGGTGGCACTGGGACAGCCTCTTTCAGATGGCCTGAAGGACAGACGAGAGCTGGAGAATGAGAGACAGGCAGATGAGGAGGAGTTGGCACAGCAGTATGAGCTCATCATACAGGAGTGTGGTCACGGGAGGTTTCAGTGGCAGCTGTTCTTCACGCTAGGGCTGGCGCTCATGTCAGACGGTGTGGAGGTGTTTGTGGTGGGCTTTGTTCTACCCAGTGCAGAGACAGATATGTGTGTGCCTGACTCAAGCTCTGGTTGGCTAG AGATAAAATGGTATGTTCCTGTtgtgaaatatccaaaaattgAAGGCAGCAATGCAGGGGCACCCGACTATTTGCGGCCAGGTAGTATGGATCTGTGTTGTTAA
- the LOC130551393 gene encoding synaptic vesicle glycoprotein 2C-like isoform X1: MEDTAPRDNSSLIKGARDIAKEAKRQAVKKVNKAVDRASDEYSHNRAYHHFQGEDDDYYSQQDGNYTGDHANDEEGSSDATEGHDDEDEMYEGEYQGVPSDTKPRDGQVALGQPLSDGLKDRRELENERQADEEELAQQYELIIQECGHGRFQWQLFFTLGLALMSDGVEVFVVGFVLPSAETDMCVPDSSSGWLGTRRCGSLGSGLRPTVSPDLDEGQRGSGPDLPENQSSSRPSPDLSPRLCVRSAGMAFLQGPTSPGAISQAGSQVHWAIPHRQGGQSSDRTAQASSYSWSSSPCISCLQGQASSHVSS, from the exons ATGGAGGATACAGCTCCACGGGACAACTCTTCTCTCATAAAGGGTGCCAGAGACATTGCTAAGGAAGCCAAACGACAAGCAGTTAAGAAGGTCAACAAAGCTGTGGATCGTGCGTCAGATGAATATTCCCACAACCGTGCCTACCACCACTTCCAGGGTGAAGACGATGACTACTACAGCCAGCAGGATGGGAACTACACAGGCGATCATGCCAATGATGAAGAGGGGTCCAGCGATGCCACAGAGGGTCatgatgatgaggatgagatgtaTGAGGGGGAGTACCAGGGGGTTCCCTCAGACACAAAGCCCAGAGATGGACAGGTGGCACTGGGACAGCCTCTTTCAGATGGCCTGAAGGACAGACGAGAGCTGGAGAATGAGAGACAGGCAGATGAGGAGGAGTTGGCACAGCAGTATGAGCTCATCATACAGGAGTGTGGTCACGGGAGGTTTCAGTGGCAGCTGTTCTTCACGCTAGGGCTGGCGCTCATGTCAGACGGTGTGGAGGTGTTTGTGGTGGGCTTTGTTCTACCCAGTGCAGAGACAGATATGTGTGTGCCTGACTCAAGCTCTGGTTGGCTAG GAACTCGACGCTGCGGTTCCCTCGGCTCTGGCCTTCGTCCAACAGTGTCACCGGACCTGGACGAGGGCCAGAGAGGTTCTGGCCCGGACCTCCCTGAGAACCAAAGCAGCAGCCGACCGTCACCGGATCTCAGCCCCCGCCTATGTGTGCGGTCAGCAGGTATGGCTTTCCTCCAAGGACCTACCTCTCCGGGTGCCATCTCACAAGCTGGctcccaggttcattgggccattccGCATCGCCAAGGTGGTCAATCCAGTGACCGTACGGCTCAAGCTTCCTCCTACtcttggtcgagttcaccctgtATATCATGTCTCCAGGGTCAAGCCAGTAGTCACGTCTCATCTTAA
- the LOC130551393 gene encoding synaptic vesicle glycoprotein 2C-like isoform X3 has product MEDTAPRDNSSLIKGARDIAKEAKRQAVKKVNKAVDRASDEYSHNRAYHHFQGEDDDYYSQQDGNYTGDHANDEEGSSDATEGHDDEDEMYEGEYQGVPSDTKPRDGQVALGQPLSDGLKDRRELENERQADEEELAQQYELIIQECGHGRFQWQLFFTLGLALMSDGVEVFVVGFVLPSAETDMCVPDSSSGWLAPVGISDSDPLHHPALRSQLCHHRSHENGLLSPREAQVEITPCTPVTVTFTSSGSTTPFGVFLSSGLYSPDPRSGVVADLCCGLLTLSQ; this is encoded by the exons ATGGAGGATACAGCTCCACGGGACAACTCTTCTCTCATAAAGGGTGCCAGAGACATTGCTAAGGAAGCCAAACGACAAGCAGTTAAGAAGGTCAACAAAGCTGTGGATCGTGCGTCAGATGAATATTCCCACAACCGTGCCTACCACCACTTCCAGGGTGAAGACGATGACTACTACAGCCAGCAGGATGGGAACTACACAGGCGATCATGCCAATGATGAAGAGGGGTCCAGCGATGCCACAGAGGGTCatgatgatgaggatgagatgtaTGAGGGGGAGTACCAGGGGGTTCCCTCAGACACAAAGCCCAGAGATGGACAGGTGGCACTGGGACAGCCTCTTTCAGATGGCCTGAAGGACAGACGAGAGCTGGAGAATGAGAGACAGGCAGATGAGGAGGAGTTGGCACAGCAGTATGAGCTCATCATACAGGAGTGTGGTCACGGGAGGTTTCAGTGGCAGCTGTTCTTCACGCTAGGGCTGGCGCTCATGTCAGACGGTGTGGAGGTGTTTGTGGTGGGCTTTGTTCTACCCAGTGCAGAGACAGATATGTGTGTGCCTGACTCAAGCTCTGGTTGGCTAG CTCCCGTTGGCATCTCGGACAGCGATCCTCTCCATCACCCGGCTCTACGCAGTCAGCTTTGTCACCACAGATCCCACGAGAACGGACTTCTCTCACCTCGGGAGGCTCAGGTCGAGATTACTCCCTGCACCCCAGTTACAGTCACCTTCACCAGCAGTGGATCTACTACGCCCTTCGGGGTCTTCTTGTCCAGTGGACTCTACTCTCCAGACCCGCGGTCAGGAGTGGTCGCTGACTTGTGTTGTGGACTATTGACTCTGTCTCAATAA
- the LOC130551393 gene encoding uncharacterized protein LOC130551393 isoform X2, with translation MSPFECALGYQPPLFPPQELDAAVPSALAFVQQCHRTWTRAREVLARTSLRTKAAADRHRISAPAYVCGQQVWLSSKDLPLRVPSHKLAPRFIGPFRIAKVVNPVTVRLKLPPTLGRVHPVYHVSRVKPVVTSHLNPASSRPTPPPPRLVDDIPAYTVKRLLDVRRRGRGFQYLVDWEGYGAEERSWIPSRDVLDRSLFVDFYRRRAPVGISDSDPLHHPALRSQLCHHRSHENGLLSPREAQVEITPCTPVTVTFTSSGSTTPFGVFLSSGLYSPDPRSGVVADLCCGLLTLSQ, from the exons ATGTCTCCTTTTGAGTGTGCTCTTGGTTATCAGCCTCCTCTGTTTCCCCCCCAGGAACTCGACGCTGCGGTTCCCTCGGCTCTGGCCTTCGTCCAACAGTGTCACCGGACCTGGACGAGGGCCAGAGAGGTTCTGGCCCGGACCTCCCTGAGAACCAAAGCAGCAGCCGACCGTCACCGGATCTCAGCCCCCGCCTATGTGTGCGGTCAGCAGGTATGGCTTTCCTCCAAGGACCTACCTCTCCGGGTGCCATCTCACAAGCTGGctcccaggttcattgggccattccGCATCGCCAAGGTGGTCAATCCAGTGACCGTACGGCTCAAGCTTCCTCCTACtcttggtcgagttcaccctgtATATCATGTCTCCAGGGTCAAGCCAGTAGTCACGTCTCATCTTAATCCTGCCAGCTCTcggcccaccccccctcccccgcGACTCGTGGACGATATCCCGGCTTACACTGTCAAGAGACTGCTGGACGTCCGCCGCCGGGGTAGGGGCTTCCAATatctggtggactgggagggttatggcGCAGAAGAAAGGTCGTGGATACCATCTCGTGACGTGCTGGATCGGTCGTTGTTCGTGGACTTCTaccggagacgag CTCCCGTTGGCATCTCGGACAGCGATCCTCTCCATCACCCGGCTCTACGCAGTCAGCTTTGTCACCACAGATCCCACGAGAACGGACTTCTCTCACCTCGGGAGGCTCAGGTCGAGATTACTCCCTGCACCCCAGTTACAGTCACCTTCACCAGCAGTGGATCTACTACGCCCTTCGGGGTCTTCTTGTCCAGTGGACTCTACTCTCCAGACCCGCGGTCAGGAGTGGTCGCTGACTTGTGTTGTGGACTATTGACTCTGTCTCAATAA